From the Paraburkholderia sp. PREW-6R genome, one window contains:
- a CDS encoding LysE/ArgO family amino acid transporter: MNWLSFSHGAALCASLIVTIGAQNAFVLRQGIMRSHVGKIVALCALSDFILIGAGVGGASVLVERYPAFVHALLYVGLAYLAWFGISALRRAVRPTHAVMDAGADHGAQGPTAAPVQRAVPIVLMTLAFTWLNPHVYLDTFLLIGTAGAREPAGARVAFALGAMAVSGIWFVGLGYGARALAPLFRRALAWRVLDGAIGSMVLLLAVTQLR, from the coding sequence ATGAACTGGTTGTCTTTCTCCCACGGCGCCGCCTTGTGCGCCTCGCTGATCGTGACGATTGGAGCGCAGAATGCATTCGTGCTCCGTCAGGGCATCATGCGCTCGCATGTCGGCAAGATCGTGGCGCTGTGCGCGCTGTCGGACTTCATTCTGATCGGCGCGGGTGTTGGCGGCGCGTCGGTGCTGGTGGAGCGCTATCCTGCGTTCGTTCACGCGCTGCTGTATGTCGGCCTCGCCTATCTCGCGTGGTTTGGCATCAGCGCGCTGCGCCGTGCGGTGCGGCCCACCCATGCGGTGATGGACGCCGGCGCGGACCACGGCGCGCAAGGCCCAACAGCCGCGCCGGTGCAACGCGCAGTGCCGATCGTGCTGATGACACTCGCCTTTACATGGCTCAATCCGCACGTCTATCTCGACACGTTTCTGCTGATCGGCACGGCCGGTGCCCGAGAACCAGCCGGGGCGCGAGTCGCCTTCGCGCTCGGCGCGATGGCGGTGAGCGGCATCTGGTTCGTGGGTCTGGGTTACGGCGCGCGCGCCTTGGCGCCGCTTTTCCGCCGGGCGCTGGCGTGGCGCGTGCTGGATGGCGCGATTGGCAGCATGGTGCTGCTGCTGGCCGTCACGCAGTTGCGTTGA
- a CDS encoding cytosine permease: protein MSSNSITTVETFGFERIPDRSRYARPIDLFRLLFGGCNTFSTSVLGSFPVLLGLSFKAGVWSIVLGVVIGSCILAPMSLFGPRNGTSDPVSSGAHFGIHGRIVGSFLAVLTAIAFFSLAVWSSGDALVGGANHLLGLPVNWMTLSGAYGLFAVLVLTVCVYGFRFMLWVNKIAVWAASLLFVVGLFAFTGSFNSAYAGKVALGSAGFWPAFVAAVLVAMSNPVSFACTLGDWARYIPEDTPKQRTIVSVMLAQLATFVPFFFGLATATIIASKAPDFITSNNYVGGLLAISPNWFFLPVCLIAIIGGMSTGTTALYGTGLDMSSMFPRFLNRVRATLLIGSLAIGFIFLGRFAFNLVESVSTFSVLINVCSCPWMVIMIIGFVTRRGFYLSDDLQVFNRGGRGGHYWFTHGWNWRAMGAWIPSAAIGLAFVNLPDQFVGPLGQFAGGLDISMPVSLVLAAALYIGLLQCFPEPDGVYGPLGRRWVRGGSQHNVVMHPVVPASRQKDVATQRVARGEREAELDTQDAG, encoded by the coding sequence ATGAGCAGCAACAGCATCACGACAGTCGAAACCTTCGGTTTCGAACGCATTCCGGATCGCTCACGCTATGCGCGGCCGATCGACCTGTTCCGCTTGCTGTTCGGCGGCTGCAATACATTTTCGACGTCGGTGCTGGGCAGTTTTCCCGTGCTGCTCGGTTTGTCGTTCAAAGCCGGTGTGTGGTCGATCGTGCTCGGCGTGGTAATCGGTTCGTGCATTCTCGCGCCAATGAGCCTGTTCGGCCCGCGTAACGGCACGAGCGACCCCGTGTCGTCGGGCGCGCACTTCGGTATTCACGGCCGGATCGTCGGCTCGTTTCTGGCGGTGCTGACCGCAATCGCATTTTTTTCGCTCGCGGTATGGAGTTCGGGTGACGCATTGGTGGGCGGGGCCAATCATCTGCTCGGCCTGCCGGTCAACTGGATGACACTCAGTGGCGCGTATGGTCTTTTTGCGGTGCTGGTGCTAACCGTGTGCGTGTACGGCTTTCGCTTCATGCTGTGGGTCAACAAGATCGCGGTGTGGGCGGCGAGTCTGCTGTTCGTGGTGGGTCTCTTCGCATTCACGGGTTCATTCAATAGCGCTTATGCCGGCAAGGTGGCGCTTGGATCGGCAGGCTTCTGGCCGGCTTTCGTGGCCGCGGTGCTGGTCGCGATGAGCAACCCGGTGTCGTTCGCATGCACGCTCGGTGACTGGGCCCGCTATATCCCGGAAGATACGCCGAAGCAGCGCACCATTGTCTCGGTGATGCTTGCGCAACTGGCCACGTTCGTGCCGTTCTTCTTCGGACTCGCCACGGCGACGATCATCGCCAGCAAAGCGCCGGACTTCATCACGTCGAATAACTACGTGGGCGGCCTGCTTGCCATCTCGCCGAACTGGTTCTTCCTGCCGGTGTGCCTGATCGCAATCATTGGCGGCATGTCCACGGGTACGACCGCGCTATACGGCACGGGCCTCGACATGTCGAGCATGTTCCCCAGGTTCCTGAACCGCGTGCGCGCCACGCTGCTGATCGGCAGCCTCGCGATCGGCTTCATCTTTCTCGGGCGCTTTGCATTCAATCTGGTCGAAAGCGTGTCCACGTTTTCGGTGCTGATCAATGTTTGCAGTTGCCCGTGGATGGTGATCATGATCATCGGCTTCGTCACGCGGCGCGGGTTTTATCTGTCCGACGATCTGCAGGTCTTCAATCGCGGCGGGCGCGGCGGTCACTACTGGTTCACACACGGCTGGAACTGGCGCGCAATGGGTGCGTGGATCCCGAGCGCGGCAATCGGCCTGGCATTCGTCAATCTCCCGGACCAGTTCGTCGGACCGCTTGGGCAATTCGCCGGTGGGCTCGACATCAGCATGCCGGTTTCGCTGGTGCTCGCTGCGGCGCTGTATATCGGTCTGCTGCAATGCTTTCCCGAGCCGGACGGCGTATATGGTCCGCTCGGCCGACGCTGGGTGCGCGGCGGCTCTCAGCACAATGTGGTCATGCATCCGGTCGTGCCGGCCAGCCGGCAAAAAGATGTCGCGACGCAGCGTGTCGCGCGAGGTGAGCGCGAGGCGGAACTCGACACGCAGGACGCCGGTTGA
- a CDS encoding FAD-dependent oxidoreductase — protein sequence MNDSVKRAFEGVKLFPFWLDNPRAPAVERELIGPTTAGLVVVGGGFTGLWAAIQAKEADPSLDVVLVEAGKVAYGASGRPGGIISTSVMHGLPNATRVFPQDLDVLEKLGQENLDGFKDSLTRYGIEADVEWNGEMTVAVDPGHLGHLKGDYELHVAHGHDVVLLDSEAAREQLDSPLFAGAMWSRNRSGTIHPAKLAWGLKAAALKLGVRLHEHSPITRLEDRGATMIVHTQSGRIETPRVLLGTGTADVGVTDIKRRVMQVRDHIIATAPLSDEQMARIGWKNRQGIYDTRTQLNYFRLTKDNRIIFGGRVSYHFGGDPDPAADRDESTYYKLAEAFYRTFPQLDDVRFTHAWGGPIDYCSRGAVFARRYHGGKSVFVAGYTGFGVAGSRFGAKMGLDMLWNRDTVITSLDISRKGPSYIPPEPLRWIAAKITFNAFDGADDRGGWRRLWINSIKALGFPM from the coding sequence ATGAACGATTCGGTCAAGCGCGCGTTTGAAGGAGTAAAGCTGTTTCCGTTCTGGTTGGACAATCCGCGCGCGCCGGCTGTCGAACGGGAACTGATCGGGCCGACCACGGCCGGCCTGGTCGTCGTGGGCGGCGGCTTTACCGGCTTATGGGCTGCAATCCAGGCAAAAGAGGCAGACCCTTCGCTCGACGTCGTACTGGTCGAAGCGGGCAAGGTCGCGTACGGTGCGTCGGGGCGTCCTGGCGGCATCATCTCGACATCGGTGATGCACGGGCTGCCGAACGCTACGCGCGTTTTTCCGCAGGACCTGGACGTGCTGGAAAAACTCGGCCAGGAGAATCTCGACGGCTTCAAGGATTCGCTCACGCGTTACGGGATCGAAGCGGACGTCGAGTGGAACGGCGAGATGACGGTGGCGGTCGATCCGGGCCACCTCGGTCATCTGAAGGGCGACTATGAATTGCACGTGGCGCATGGGCACGACGTGGTGTTGCTGGACAGCGAGGCCGCGCGCGAACAACTCGACTCGCCGCTATTTGCGGGAGCCATGTGGTCGCGCAATCGCAGCGGGACGATTCATCCGGCCAAACTCGCGTGGGGGCTGAAAGCCGCGGCATTGAAGCTCGGCGTGCGTTTGCACGAGCATTCGCCGATCACGCGTCTCGAAGATCGCGGCGCAACGATGATCGTTCACACGCAGTCCGGCCGGATTGAAACGCCGCGCGTGCTCCTTGGCACCGGTACCGCGGATGTAGGCGTGACCGACATCAAGCGGCGCGTGATGCAGGTGCGCGATCACATCATTGCCACTGCTCCGTTGAGTGACGAGCAGATGGCGCGGATCGGCTGGAAGAACCGTCAGGGCATTTACGACACGCGCACACAACTCAATTACTTCCGTCTCACGAAAGACAACCGCATCATCTTCGGCGGCCGCGTGAGCTACCACTTCGGCGGCGATCCGGATCCGGCGGCGGATCGCGACGAAAGTACCTACTACAAGCTCGCCGAAGCGTTCTACCGCACGTTTCCGCAGCTGGACGACGTGCGCTTCACGCATGCATGGGGCGGTCCGATCGACTACTGTTCGCGCGGCGCAGTCTTCGCGCGCCGCTATCACGGCGGCAAGAGTGTGTTCGTGGCCGGTTATACGGGTTTCGGCGTGGCGGGCAGCCGCTTTGGCGCAAAGATGGGTCTCGACATGCTGTGGAACCGCGATACGGTGATCACGTCGCTCGACATTTCGCGCAAGGGGCCGTCGTACATTCCGCCGGAGCCGCTGCGCTGGATCGCCGCAAAGATCACCTTTAATGCATTCGACGGCGCAGACGATCGCGGCGGCTGGCGGCGTCTGTGGATCAATTCGATCAAGGCGCTGGGTTTCCCGATGTAG
- a CDS encoding LysR family transcriptional regulator, whose product MLKAATFRQLKALHTIAKLGSVSRAAEELKLTQPAVSLQIRLLEDAAGAPLLQRVGRGVQLTAAGEILARYALEILDLWNGAADDLAALQGEQGGTLRIGAITTAEYLIPPFLVRFTEQRPQVKVQFKVGNRADIIRMLATHEIDLAIMGSAPRELRTVATAFARHPMAFVASPAHPLMKKKRLSLDDLQNANLFVRERGSGTRSTVENLFRLAGHKLHIGSELSSNEAIKQLVEAGLGIAFLSLHACSLEFQAGLLALLPLPANPIERDWYVMHVSDKRLPHVASLFRDFLLEHGSSGEVPVPLPTLAAVKRRRQARVSGDL is encoded by the coding sequence ATTTTGAAAGCGGCTACATTCCGGCAACTGAAAGCGTTGCACACTATCGCGAAGCTCGGCAGCGTGTCGCGCGCAGCGGAAGAACTGAAGCTCACGCAGCCTGCCGTTTCACTGCAGATTCGGCTGCTGGAAGATGCGGCAGGTGCGCCGTTGCTCCAGCGCGTGGGCCGCGGCGTTCAGCTCACGGCGGCCGGCGAAATCCTTGCGCGTTATGCGCTCGAAATTCTCGACCTCTGGAACGGCGCGGCGGACGACCTTGCGGCGTTGCAAGGCGAGCAGGGCGGCACGCTGCGAATCGGCGCGATTACCACCGCTGAATATCTGATTCCGCCGTTCCTCGTGCGCTTTACGGAACAGCGTCCGCAAGTGAAAGTGCAGTTCAAGGTCGGCAATCGCGCGGACATCATCCGTATGCTGGCGACGCATGAAATCGATCTCGCGATCATGGGTAGCGCGCCGCGTGAGTTGCGCACCGTGGCGACAGCCTTCGCCAGGCATCCAATGGCGTTCGTTGCGTCGCCTGCGCATCCGCTGATGAAGAAAAAGCGCCTGTCACTCGACGATCTGCAGAACGCCAATCTGTTCGTGCGCGAACGCGGTTCGGGTACACGTTCGACGGTGGAAAATCTGTTTCGCCTCGCGGGCCACAAGTTGCACATCGGCTCCGAGTTATCGAGCAACGAGGCCATCAAGCAACTGGTCGAAGCCGGGCTCGGTATCGCGTTCCTGTCGCTGCATGCGTGCTCGCTCGAGTTTCAGGCGGGTTTGCTCGCGCTGCTGCCGTTGCCCGCGAATCCCATTGAACGTGACTGGTATGTGATGCATGTCTCCGACAAGCGCCTGCCACATGTCGCCAGTCTCTTTCGCGATTTTCTGCTCGAGCATGGAAGCTCCGGCGAAGTACCGGTGCCGCTACCAACGCTCGCGGCCGTGAAGCGTCGCCGCCAGGCGCGAGTATCGGGCGACCTGTAG
- a CDS encoding aldehyde dehydrogenase family protein has protein sequence MQHATQFYIDGQWVEPLEHDAVTLDVIDPSTASAFARISLGSAADVDRAVAAARRAFDSYSETTVAQRIDLLQSILDVYRKRYDDMAHTISREMGAPLQFANDAQAWTGVAHLETMIRTLDTFEFEYMKSGILIRKEAVGVCGLITPWNWPALQITTKVAPALAAGCTMVLKPSELAPLSGILFAEILDEAGVPAGVFNLVNGDGRTVGEAMSCHPDIDMMSFTGSTRAGVQVAKAAADTVKRVHQELGGKSANLILEDADLRQAVVRGARACFDNSGQSCDAPTRMFVPRARMGEALGYAKEAADALVVGPASAKGVDLGPVISEQQFDRIQHLIDVGIEEGATLVAGGAGRPEGLGAGYFVKPTVFGNVTPDMTIAREEIFGPVLSILPYDSEDEAIAMANDSLYGLAGYVQSGSIEHARAVARRLRTGTIYLNYADYNPEAPFGGFRQSGNGREYGEFGLEDFLEIKGVVG, from the coding sequence ATGCAACACGCCACACAGTTTTATATCGACGGCCAATGGGTCGAGCCGCTGGAGCACGATGCCGTGACGCTCGACGTGATCGATCCGTCCACGGCCAGTGCATTCGCGCGCATTTCGCTCGGAAGCGCGGCCGACGTCGATCGTGCGGTTGCCGCCGCGAGGCGCGCATTTGATTCGTATAGCGAAACAACCGTCGCGCAGCGCATCGACCTGCTGCAATCCATTCTCGACGTGTACCGCAAGCGCTATGACGACATGGCGCATACGATCAGCCGCGAAATGGGGGCACCGCTGCAATTTGCGAACGACGCGCAAGCCTGGACCGGCGTCGCGCATCTGGAAACGATGATCCGCACGCTCGATACGTTCGAGTTCGAATACATGAAAAGCGGCATCCTGATCCGCAAGGAAGCGGTAGGGGTCTGCGGTCTGATCACGCCGTGGAACTGGCCGGCGCTGCAGATCACGACGAAGGTCGCGCCGGCGCTTGCGGCGGGCTGCACGATGGTGCTCAAGCCTTCGGAGCTGGCGCCGCTCTCCGGCATCCTGTTCGCGGAAATACTCGACGAAGCGGGCGTGCCGGCAGGTGTGTTCAACCTCGTGAACGGCGACGGCCGCACCGTGGGCGAAGCGATGTCCTGTCACCCGGACATCGACATGATGTCGTTCACGGGGTCGACGCGCGCGGGGGTGCAGGTCGCGAAGGCTGCGGCGGACACGGTGAAGCGCGTGCACCAGGAGCTGGGCGGCAAGTCGGCCAACCTGATCCTCGAAGACGCCGATTTGCGGCAGGCCGTCGTGCGCGGTGCGCGAGCCTGTTTCGACAACAGCGGTCAGTCGTGCGACGCACCCACGCGCATGTTCGTGCCTCGCGCGCGAATGGGCGAAGCGCTCGGCTACGCAAAAGAAGCGGCCGATGCACTGGTGGTCGGCCCCGCGAGCGCGAAGGGCGTCGACCTCGGCCCGGTGATCAGCGAGCAGCAGTTCGACAGGATTCAGCATCTGATTGATGTGGGAATCGAAGAGGGAGCAACGCTGGTCGCGGGCGGCGCGGGGCGTCCTGAAGGTCTCGGTGCAGGCTACTTCGTGAAGCCCACTGTTTTTGGCAATGTCACGCCGGACATGACGATTGCGCGTGAGGAAATCTTCGGACCTGTGTTGTCGATCTTGCCGTACGACTCCGAAGACGAAGCCATTGCAATGGCGAACGACAGCCTTTATGGTCTGGCGGGCTATGTGCAATCAGGCTCGATCGAGCATGCACGCGCCGTTGCCAGACGTCTGCGCACCGGCACGATCTATCTGAATTACGCGGACTACAACCCGGAAGCGCCGTTCGGCGGCTTCAGGCAATCGGGCAATGGCCGAGAGTACGGCGAGTTCGGTTTGGAAGACTTTCTGGAGATCAAGGGCGTGGTGGGTTAG
- a CDS encoding NAD(P)/FAD-dependent oxidoreductase — MNAVDQQRTATAHHARTGRRNEQIEPHRIVIVGGGVGGLGLATRLSRTPGRSGLVQVVLVDRWPTHFWKPLLHEAASGHLDPATHQLHYAVQAQRHGFEFEQGELSSLDRSNRYITLDALHDANGREILPSRQIPFDTLVLAMGSVTQYFGVPGAAEHALPLESVAHAEAFRRKLLDACLRASHARRVQTAQADTPVSINIVGAGATGVELAAALRDTVRLLNRYSPFSLDPVRDFRVRLIESSDRVLPALSDTISARAQRMLAGLGVEVLSNTRITEVRADAVITERGAPLACDITIWTAGIAGPPVFRTLDGMAVNRNAQVRVARTLQCTNDANIFGLGDCAACPAGVNGTFLAPRAQVAHQQAQFLARALKCRVAGQPLPEFVYRDAGTLVGFGREGTIGDLGSRLLTRPVFVDGWVATAVYKLVYRRHVMTLTGFARMALDTASHWLRRRVHPVIRLH, encoded by the coding sequence ATGAACGCAGTCGATCAGCAGCGCACAGCCACCGCGCACCATGCGCGCACGGGTCGCCGCAACGAGCAGATTGAACCGCATCGCATTGTGATCGTCGGCGGCGGCGTGGGAGGTCTTGGGCTCGCTACGCGTCTTTCCCGGACGCCCGGTCGATCGGGGCTTGTACAGGTCGTACTGGTCGATCGCTGGCCTACCCATTTCTGGAAGCCCCTGCTGCATGAAGCCGCGTCCGGCCACCTCGATCCCGCTACGCATCAGTTGCACTATGCGGTGCAGGCGCAGCGTCATGGCTTCGAATTCGAACAGGGCGAACTCTCTTCGCTCGATCGCTCGAACCGGTACATCACGCTCGACGCGCTTCACGACGCCAACGGCCGCGAAATCCTGCCTTCCCGCCAGATTCCGTTCGATACACTGGTGCTCGCAATGGGAAGCGTCACTCAATATTTCGGAGTGCCAGGCGCGGCCGAGCATGCACTGCCGCTCGAATCGGTGGCGCACGCAGAAGCGTTCCGCCGCAAGCTGCTCGATGCGTGTCTGCGCGCAAGCCACGCCCGGCGTGTGCAGACCGCGCAAGCGGATACCCCGGTATCGATCAACATCGTCGGCGCCGGTGCGACCGGTGTCGAACTCGCGGCGGCGTTGCGCGACACCGTGCGCCTGCTTAACCGCTATAGCCCGTTTTCGCTCGATCCAGTGCGCGACTTTCGTGTTCGATTGATAGAAAGCAGCGACCGTGTATTACCCGCGCTGTCGGACACGATCTCCGCACGCGCGCAGCGTATGCTCGCCGGTCTCGGTGTCGAAGTGTTGAGCAACACACGCATCACCGAAGTGCGCGCGGACGCGGTGATCACGGAACGGGGCGCGCCGCTCGCCTGCGACATCACGATCTGGACCGCCGGTATCGCGGGGCCGCCTGTGTTTCGCACGCTCGACGGCATGGCCGTGAACCGCAACGCCCAGGTGCGGGTCGCTCGCACGCTGCAATGTACGAACGACGCGAATATCTTCGGCCTCGGCGACTGCGCGGCCTGCCCTGCCGGCGTAAACGGCACGTTTCTCGCGCCCCGCGCGCAGGTTGCGCATCAGCAGGCGCAGTTTCTGGCGCGCGCGCTGAAGTGCAGGGTCGCGGGTCAGCCGCTGCCGGAATTCGTCTATCGCGACGCGGGCACGCTGGTCGGTTTCGGCCGCGAGGGCACGATCGGCGACCTTGGCAGCCGCCTGTTGACGCGGCCCGTGTTCGTCGACGGCTGGGTGGCGACTGCGGTCTACAAGCTCGTCTATCGTCGGCACGTGATGACGCTTACCGGCTTTGCACGCATGGCGCTCGACACCGCGAGCCACTGGCTGCGCAGACGTGTGCATCCGGTGATTCGCCTGCACTGA
- a CDS encoding LysR family transcriptional regulator ArgP, with protein MLDYALLDALAAVVRLGSFDRAASELNVTPSAVSQRVKLLEERVGSVLVKRGQPCVATPSGALLCRHTERVQLLEAELTGKMPALPGALAAAWPALRVAVNDDSVGTWFIDAVAPFCVEREMLLDLVIDDQDHTAERIRDGSVQGAVTTQAEPVQGCRSTRLGRMRYMAVCSPDLRARYFADGVTRDSLRRAPCVDFNPKDQLQKRFIRRITRAEVEPPLHWIPHVAGFIRACVTGLGWGMCPERMIASHVESGELVELAPGKHIDVDLYWQSWRLSIGWLDEFGAMLRQRAVQFLD; from the coding sequence ATGCTCGACTATGCGTTGCTGGATGCGCTCGCCGCAGTGGTGCGTCTCGGTTCGTTCGACCGCGCGGCGAGCGAATTGAACGTGACGCCCTCCGCGGTCTCACAGCGGGTCAAGCTGCTGGAGGAGCGGGTGGGCAGCGTGCTGGTGAAACGCGGCCAGCCGTGTGTCGCCACCCCGTCCGGCGCGCTCCTGTGCCGGCACACGGAAAGGGTGCAGTTACTCGAAGCGGAACTGACCGGAAAGATGCCGGCGCTGCCGGGCGCGCTGGCGGCGGCGTGGCCGGCATTGCGCGTAGCGGTCAATGACGATAGCGTCGGCACCTGGTTCATCGACGCGGTCGCGCCATTTTGCGTCGAACGGGAAATGTTGCTCGATCTGGTGATCGACGATCAGGACCACACTGCCGAGCGCATTCGCGACGGCAGTGTGCAGGGTGCGGTCACCACGCAGGCCGAACCGGTGCAGGGCTGCCGCTCCACGCGGCTGGGCCGGATGCGTTATATGGCGGTGTGCTCGCCGGATTTGCGCGCGCGCTATTTCGCCGATGGCGTGACGCGCGACAGTTTGCGGCGCGCGCCCTGTGTGGATTTCAATCCGAAGGACCAGTTGCAAAAGCGCTTCATACGGCGCATCACGCGTGCGGAGGTGGAGCCGCCGCTGCACTGGATTCCGCACGTGGCCGGCTTTATCCGCGCATGCGTGACCGGTCTGGGTTGGGGCATGTGCCCCGAGCGCATGATTGCATCGCATGTCGAGTCCGGCGAACTCGTGGAGCTGGCGCCGGGCAAGCACATCGACGTGGATCTGTACTGGCAGAGCTGGCGCTTGTCGATCGGTTGGCTCGACGAGTTCGGCGCGATGTTGCGTCAGCGCGCCGTGCAATTTCTGGATTGA
- a CDS encoding cupin domain-containing protein, giving the protein MSTPTFTRIDAKGPGASGLNPALHDPADVVLDGAKAPHALNAFSDADNMLSAGVWQCDAGTLKLADLPIHEVCVLIEGEVIITSDDGRSERYTAGDAFILHKGFSGTWHMPVATKKYSIVYCG; this is encoded by the coding sequence ATGAGCACCCCCACTTTCACTCGCATCGACGCCAAAGGTCCCGGCGCATCCGGTCTGAATCCTGCGCTGCACGATCCCGCCGACGTCGTGCTCGACGGTGCGAAGGCGCCGCACGCGTTGAATGCTTTCTCCGACGCGGACAACATGCTCTCCGCGGGCGTCTGGCAGTGCGACGCCGGCACGCTGAAACTGGCCGACCTGCCGATCCACGAAGTCTGCGTGCTGATCGAAGGCGAAGTAATCATCACGAGCGACGACGGCCGCAGCGAACGCTATACCGCCGGCGACGCCTTTATCCTGCACAAGGGTTTCTCGGGCACGTGGCACATGCCGGTCGCCACGAAGAAGTACAGCATCGTCTATTGCGGATAA
- a CDS encoding LysR substrate-binding domain-containing protein, with translation MKLHQLSTLAAIADTGSIRAAARSLGLSPAAVTKAMRELEADLRAPLVVRSASGVAFTEFGRSLVVHARVVLGQLQRAEAEIDALRGAAAGKLSIGVTPWVALTFLPPTVQRFRQRMPEVQLEFFEGLLAVVQPRLRDGSLDFSIGRPPPASPQSEFHNIPLFSTHSAVVARRDHPKAGCRTLLELEDAEWVLNWDPASRESISDNVFRKRGMKVPHTIHLAHSLAVVLGLITHTDMLSIFPWPLVEVTLARENLWALPLRETVDETIVSITSRRGAPTSPAAACFLDCLRDVIDEGARSQEPEQRRLFHSIELLL, from the coding sequence ATGAAACTGCATCAACTCAGTACCTTGGCCGCCATTGCGGATACCGGAAGTATCCGGGCCGCAGCCCGTTCGCTAGGGTTGTCGCCGGCTGCCGTCACCAAGGCGATGCGCGAGCTCGAAGCCGACCTGCGCGCGCCGCTCGTGGTGCGCAGCGCGAGCGGTGTCGCATTCACTGAATTCGGGCGTTCGCTCGTGGTGCACGCGCGCGTCGTACTCGGCCAGTTGCAGCGTGCGGAAGCGGAGATCGACGCGTTACGTGGCGCCGCAGCCGGCAAACTGTCGATCGGCGTGACGCCCTGGGTCGCGTTGACGTTCCTGCCGCCCACCGTGCAGCGCTTCCGCCAGCGCATGCCGGAAGTCCAGCTGGAGTTTTTCGAAGGACTGCTGGCCGTCGTGCAACCACGCCTGCGCGACGGCAGTCTGGATTTTTCGATCGGGCGACCGCCACCCGCATCGCCGCAATCGGAGTTTCACAACATACCGCTCTTTTCCACCCACTCGGCCGTGGTCGCGCGGCGCGATCATCCGAAGGCGGGATGCCGCACGCTGCTCGAACTCGAAGACGCGGAATGGGTGCTGAACTGGGACCCAGCGAGCCGCGAGTCGATTTCGGACAACGTGTTTCGCAAGCGCGGGATGAAAGTGCCGCATACGATTCACCTTGCGCATTCGCTGGCCGTCGTGCTCGGCCTGATTACACACACGGACATGCTGAGCATTTTCCCGTGGCCGCTCGTCGAGGTGACGCTCGCGCGAGAAAATCTGTGGGCGTTGCCGCTGCGCGAGACGGTGGACGAGACGATTGTCAGCATCACTTCACGCCGTGGCGCGCCGACGAGCCCAGCAGCAGCGTGTTTTCTCGACTGCCTGCGTGACGTGATCGACGAAGGGGCGCGCTCGCAGGAGCCGGAGCAACGCCGCCTGTTTCATTCGATCGAATTACTGCTTTAG